A DNA window from Phoenix dactylifera cultivar Barhee BC4 unplaced genomic scaffold, palm_55x_up_171113_PBpolish2nd_filt_p 001171F, whole genome shotgun sequence contains the following coding sequences:
- the LOC120108100 gene encoding cytochrome P450 704C1-like isoform X1 has product MFFLSDPHPLGFAAMAAALILLAVAFAFGVLIVWRSLGKATRKKKRYPPVAGTIFHHFLNFGRLHDYSTSLARKHKTYRLLSPFCSEVYTADPANVEFILKTNFSNYGKGQYNYNNMKDLLGDGIFAVDGEKWYHQRKVASVEFSKSVLRDYSNAVFISNATKLASVISEAVRSSKIVDIQDLFMKSTMDSIFQVAFGVEIDSLCGSNEEGSKFAEAFDDSSALTTWRYVDISWKIKKLLNIGSEAVLNKRIQVVDDFVYKVIDNKIKQHDLVRLSKKEDFLSRFLVESQQDPEKITHKYLRDIILNFMVAGKDTTAVTLSWLFYMLCKHPSVEEKIVEELILATKEIGNDASIGEFAASLTEETIDKMQYLHATLSETLRLYPAVPLNPKICFADDTLPDGHDVKKGDMVVYMPYVMGRMKFIWGDDAEDFRPERWLNSDGVFSPESPFKFTAFQAGPRICLGKELAYRQMKIFAALLLSFFRFKLSNERQPVNYRTMLTLQIDKGLHLYAFHR; this is encoded by the exons ATGTTCTTTCTTTCAGACCCCCATCCCCTTGGTTTCGCAGCCATGGCAGCAGCTCTGATCCTGCTTGCTGTTGCCTTTGCCTTCGGAGTCCTGATTGTCTGGAGATCACTTGGAAAGGCcactaggaagaagaaaaggtatCCCCCAGTCGCTGGAACCATCTTCCATCACTTCCTTAACTTTGGTCGGCTCCATGACTACTCCACAAGCCTCGCTCGCAAGCACAAGACCTACAGGCTGCTCTCCCCTTTCTGTAGTGAGGTCTACACTGCTGATCCGGCTAATGTGGAGTTCATCCTCAAAACCAACTTCTCTAACTATGGGAAG GGACAATATAACTACAACAATATGAAGGATCTCCTTGGTGATGGAATATTTGCAGTCGATGGTGAGAAATGGTACCACCAAAGAAAAGTAGCCAGTGTTGAATTCTCCAAGTCGGTGTTGAGAGATTACAGTAATGCGGTCTTTATCTCCAATGCAACTAAGCTTGCTTCAGTCATTTCAGAGGCTGTAAGATCAAGCAAGATAGTGGATATTCAA GACCTATTCATGAAGTCAACAATGGATTCAATCTTCCAGGTGGCCTTTGGAGTGGAAATAGACAGCTTGTGTGGATCTAATGAAGAAGGGAGCAAATTTGCTGAGGCATTTGATGACTCAAGTGCCTTAACCACATGGCGTTATGTTGATATCTCTTGGAAAATTAAGAAGCTCTTAAACATTGGGTCTGAAGCAGTGCTAAACAAAAGAATTCAAGTGGTTGATGACTTTGTGTACAAAGTGATAGACAACAAGATAAAGCAACATGATTTGGTAAGACTG TCGAAGAAGGAAGACTTCCTCTCTAGATTTCTAGTTGAGAGTCAGCAGGATCCAGAAAAAATCACACACAAGTACTTGAGAGACATCATCCTGAACTTCATGGTTGCAGGAAAAGATACAACAGCAGTCACTCTTTCATGGCTCTTCTATATGCTCTGCAAGCATCCTTCTGTCGAAGAAAAGATagttgaagaattgatccttgcgACTAAAGAGATTGGAAATGATGCATCCATAGGAGAATTTGCAGCAAGTTTAACTGAAGAAACCATTGACAAGATGCAGTATCTCCATGCAACACTGTCAGAGACTTTAAGGCTGTATCCTGCAGTTCCCCTG AATCCCAAGATTTGTTTCGCGGATGATACTTTGCCAGATGGGCATGATGTGAAGAAGGGGGATATGGTGGTTTATATGCCTTATGTTATGGGCCGAATGAAATTCATATGGGGCGATGATGCAGAAGACTTTCGGCCAGAGAGGTGGCTTAACAGTGATGGAGTATTCTCTCCTGAAAGCCCATTTAAGTTTACCGCGTTCCAG GCTGGTCCACGTATATGCTTGGGAAAGGAATTAGCTTACCGGCAAATGAAGATCTTCGCCGCATTGCTTTTGAGTTTTTTCAGATTTAAGCTGAGTAATGAGAGACAACCTGTTAACTACAGGACCATGCTAACACTTCAAATTGACAAGGGTCTTCATCTCTATGCATTCCACAGATGA
- the LOC120108100 gene encoding cytochrome P450 704B1-like isoform X3 gives MFFLSDPHPLGFAAMAAALILLAVAFAFGVLIVWRSLGKATRKKKRYPPVAGTIFHHFLNFGRLHDYSTSLARKHKTYRLLSPFCSEVYTADPANVEFILKTNFSNYGKDLFMKSTMDSIFQVAFGVEIDSLCGSNEEGSKFAEAFDDSSALTTWRYVDISWKIKKLLNIGSEAVLNKRIQVVDDFVYKVIDNKIKQHDLVRLSKKEDFLSRFLVESQQDPEKITHKYLRDIILNFMVAGKDTTAVTLSWLFYMLCKHPSVEEKIVEELILATKEIGNDASIGEFAASLTEETIDKMQYLHATLSETLRLYPAVPLNPKICFADDTLPDGHDVKKGDMVVYMPYVMGRMKFIWGDDAEDFRPERWLNSDGVFSPESPFKFTAFQAGPRICLGKELAYRQMKIFAALLLSFFRFKLSNERQPVNYRTMLTLQIDKGLHLYAFHR, from the exons ATGTTCTTTCTTTCAGACCCCCATCCCCTTGGTTTCGCAGCCATGGCAGCAGCTCTGATCCTGCTTGCTGTTGCCTTTGCCTTCGGAGTCCTGATTGTCTGGAGATCACTTGGAAAGGCcactaggaagaagaaaaggtatCCCCCAGTCGCTGGAACCATCTTCCATCACTTCCTTAACTTTGGTCGGCTCCATGACTACTCCACAAGCCTCGCTCGCAAGCACAAGACCTACAGGCTGCTCTCCCCTTTCTGTAGTGAGGTCTACACTGCTGATCCGGCTAATGTGGAGTTCATCCTCAAAACCAACTTCTCTAACTATGGGAAG GACCTATTCATGAAGTCAACAATGGATTCAATCTTCCAGGTGGCCTTTGGAGTGGAAATAGACAGCTTGTGTGGATCTAATGAAGAAGGGAGCAAATTTGCTGAGGCATTTGATGACTCAAGTGCCTTAACCACATGGCGTTATGTTGATATCTCTTGGAAAATTAAGAAGCTCTTAAACATTGGGTCTGAAGCAGTGCTAAACAAAAGAATTCAAGTGGTTGATGACTTTGTGTACAAAGTGATAGACAACAAGATAAAGCAACATGATTTGGTAAGACTG TCGAAGAAGGAAGACTTCCTCTCTAGATTTCTAGTTGAGAGTCAGCAGGATCCAGAAAAAATCACACACAAGTACTTGAGAGACATCATCCTGAACTTCATGGTTGCAGGAAAAGATACAACAGCAGTCACTCTTTCATGGCTCTTCTATATGCTCTGCAAGCATCCTTCTGTCGAAGAAAAGATagttgaagaattgatccttgcgACTAAAGAGATTGGAAATGATGCATCCATAGGAGAATTTGCAGCAAGTTTAACTGAAGAAACCATTGACAAGATGCAGTATCTCCATGCAACACTGTCAGAGACTTTAAGGCTGTATCCTGCAGTTCCCCTG AATCCCAAGATTTGTTTCGCGGATGATACTTTGCCAGATGGGCATGATGTGAAGAAGGGGGATATGGTGGTTTATATGCCTTATGTTATGGGCCGAATGAAATTCATATGGGGCGATGATGCAGAAGACTTTCGGCCAGAGAGGTGGCTTAACAGTGATGGAGTATTCTCTCCTGAAAGCCCATTTAAGTTTACCGCGTTCCAG GCTGGTCCACGTATATGCTTGGGAAAGGAATTAGCTTACCGGCAAATGAAGATCTTCGCCGCATTGCTTTTGAGTTTTTTCAGATTTAAGCTGAGTAATGAGAGACAACCTGTTAACTACAGGACCATGCTAACACTTCAAATTGACAAGGGTCTTCATCTCTATGCATTCCACAGATGA
- the LOC120108100 gene encoding cytochrome P450 704C1-like isoform X2 — MFFLSDPHPLGFAAMAAALILLAVAFAFGVLIVWRSLGKATRKKKRYPPVAGTIFHHFLNFGRLHDYSTSLARKHKTYRLLSPFCSEVYTADPANVEFILKTNFSNYGKGQYNYNNMKDLLGDGIFAVDGEKWYHQRKVASVEFSKSVLRDYSNAVFISNATKLASVISEAVRSSKIVDIQDLFMKSTMDSIFQVAFGVEIDSLCGSNEEGSKFAEAFDDSSALTTWRYVDISWKIKKLLNIGSEAVLNKRIQVVDDFVYKVIDNKIKQHDLSKKEDFLSRFLVESQQDPEKITHKYLRDIILNFMVAGKDTTAVTLSWLFYMLCKHPSVEEKIVEELILATKEIGNDASIGEFAASLTEETIDKMQYLHATLSETLRLYPAVPLNPKICFADDTLPDGHDVKKGDMVVYMPYVMGRMKFIWGDDAEDFRPERWLNSDGVFSPESPFKFTAFQAGPRICLGKELAYRQMKIFAALLLSFFRFKLSNERQPVNYRTMLTLQIDKGLHLYAFHR, encoded by the exons ATGTTCTTTCTTTCAGACCCCCATCCCCTTGGTTTCGCAGCCATGGCAGCAGCTCTGATCCTGCTTGCTGTTGCCTTTGCCTTCGGAGTCCTGATTGTCTGGAGATCACTTGGAAAGGCcactaggaagaagaaaaggtatCCCCCAGTCGCTGGAACCATCTTCCATCACTTCCTTAACTTTGGTCGGCTCCATGACTACTCCACAAGCCTCGCTCGCAAGCACAAGACCTACAGGCTGCTCTCCCCTTTCTGTAGTGAGGTCTACACTGCTGATCCGGCTAATGTGGAGTTCATCCTCAAAACCAACTTCTCTAACTATGGGAAG GGACAATATAACTACAACAATATGAAGGATCTCCTTGGTGATGGAATATTTGCAGTCGATGGTGAGAAATGGTACCACCAAAGAAAAGTAGCCAGTGTTGAATTCTCCAAGTCGGTGTTGAGAGATTACAGTAATGCGGTCTTTATCTCCAATGCAACTAAGCTTGCTTCAGTCATTTCAGAGGCTGTAAGATCAAGCAAGATAGTGGATATTCAA GACCTATTCATGAAGTCAACAATGGATTCAATCTTCCAGGTGGCCTTTGGAGTGGAAATAGACAGCTTGTGTGGATCTAATGAAGAAGGGAGCAAATTTGCTGAGGCATTTGATGACTCAAGTGCCTTAACCACATGGCGTTATGTTGATATCTCTTGGAAAATTAAGAAGCTCTTAAACATTGGGTCTGAAGCAGTGCTAAACAAAAGAATTCAAGTGGTTGATGACTTTGTGTACAAAGTGATAGACAACAAGATAAAGCAACATGATTTG TCGAAGAAGGAAGACTTCCTCTCTAGATTTCTAGTTGAGAGTCAGCAGGATCCAGAAAAAATCACACACAAGTACTTGAGAGACATCATCCTGAACTTCATGGTTGCAGGAAAAGATACAACAGCAGTCACTCTTTCATGGCTCTTCTATATGCTCTGCAAGCATCCTTCTGTCGAAGAAAAGATagttgaagaattgatccttgcgACTAAAGAGATTGGAAATGATGCATCCATAGGAGAATTTGCAGCAAGTTTAACTGAAGAAACCATTGACAAGATGCAGTATCTCCATGCAACACTGTCAGAGACTTTAAGGCTGTATCCTGCAGTTCCCCTG AATCCCAAGATTTGTTTCGCGGATGATACTTTGCCAGATGGGCATGATGTGAAGAAGGGGGATATGGTGGTTTATATGCCTTATGTTATGGGCCGAATGAAATTCATATGGGGCGATGATGCAGAAGACTTTCGGCCAGAGAGGTGGCTTAACAGTGATGGAGTATTCTCTCCTGAAAGCCCATTTAAGTTTACCGCGTTCCAG GCTGGTCCACGTATATGCTTGGGAAAGGAATTAGCTTACCGGCAAATGAAGATCTTCGCCGCATTGCTTTTGAGTTTTTTCAGATTTAAGCTGAGTAATGAGAGACAACCTGTTAACTACAGGACCATGCTAACACTTCAAATTGACAAGGGTCTTCATCTCTATGCATTCCACAGATGA
- the LOC120108100 gene encoding cytochrome P450 704C1-like isoform X5, whose protein sequence is MKDLLGDGIFAVDGEKWYHQRKVASVEFSKSVLRDYSNAVFISNATKLASVISEAVRSSKIVDIQDLFMKSTMDSIFQVAFGVEIDSLCGSNEEGSKFAEAFDDSSALTTWRYVDISWKIKKLLNIGSEAVLNKRIQVVDDFVYKVIDNKIKQHDLVRLSKKEDFLSRFLVESQQDPEKITHKYLRDIILNFMVAGKDTTAVTLSWLFYMLCKHPSVEEKIVEELILATKEIGNDASIGEFAASLTEETIDKMQYLHATLSETLRLYPAVPLNPKICFADDTLPDGHDVKKGDMVVYMPYVMGRMKFIWGDDAEDFRPERWLNSDGVFSPESPFKFTAFQAGPRICLGKELAYRQMKIFAALLLSFFRFKLSNERQPVNYRTMLTLQIDKGLHLYAFHR, encoded by the exons ATGAAGGATCTCCTTGGTGATGGAATATTTGCAGTCGATGGTGAGAAATGGTACCACCAAAGAAAAGTAGCCAGTGTTGAATTCTCCAAGTCGGTGTTGAGAGATTACAGTAATGCGGTCTTTATCTCCAATGCAACTAAGCTTGCTTCAGTCATTTCAGAGGCTGTAAGATCAAGCAAGATAGTGGATATTCAA GACCTATTCATGAAGTCAACAATGGATTCAATCTTCCAGGTGGCCTTTGGAGTGGAAATAGACAGCTTGTGTGGATCTAATGAAGAAGGGAGCAAATTTGCTGAGGCATTTGATGACTCAAGTGCCTTAACCACATGGCGTTATGTTGATATCTCTTGGAAAATTAAGAAGCTCTTAAACATTGGGTCTGAAGCAGTGCTAAACAAAAGAATTCAAGTGGTTGATGACTTTGTGTACAAAGTGATAGACAACAAGATAAAGCAACATGATTTGGTAAGACTG TCGAAGAAGGAAGACTTCCTCTCTAGATTTCTAGTTGAGAGTCAGCAGGATCCAGAAAAAATCACACACAAGTACTTGAGAGACATCATCCTGAACTTCATGGTTGCAGGAAAAGATACAACAGCAGTCACTCTTTCATGGCTCTTCTATATGCTCTGCAAGCATCCTTCTGTCGAAGAAAAGATagttgaagaattgatccttgcgACTAAAGAGATTGGAAATGATGCATCCATAGGAGAATTTGCAGCAAGTTTAACTGAAGAAACCATTGACAAGATGCAGTATCTCCATGCAACACTGTCAGAGACTTTAAGGCTGTATCCTGCAGTTCCCCTG AATCCCAAGATTTGTTTCGCGGATGATACTTTGCCAGATGGGCATGATGTGAAGAAGGGGGATATGGTGGTTTATATGCCTTATGTTATGGGCCGAATGAAATTCATATGGGGCGATGATGCAGAAGACTTTCGGCCAGAGAGGTGGCTTAACAGTGATGGAGTATTCTCTCCTGAAAGCCCATTTAAGTTTACCGCGTTCCAG GCTGGTCCACGTATATGCTTGGGAAAGGAATTAGCTTACCGGCAAATGAAGATCTTCGCCGCATTGCTTTTGAGTTTTTTCAGATTTAAGCTGAGTAATGAGAGACAACCTGTTAACTACAGGACCATGCTAACACTTCAAATTGACAAGGGTCTTCATCTCTATGCATTCCACAGATGA
- the LOC120108100 gene encoding cytochrome P450 704B1-like isoform X4, which yields MFFLSDPHPLGFAAMAAALILLAVAFAFGVLIVWRSLGKATRKKKRYPPVAGTIFHHFLNFGRLHDYSTSLARKHKTYRLLSPFCSEVYTADPANVEFILKTNFSNYGKDLFMKSTMDSIFQVAFGVEIDSLCGSNEEGSKFAEAFDDSSALTTWRYVDISWKIKKLLNIGSEAVLNKRIQVVDDFVYKVIDNKIKQHDLSKKEDFLSRFLVESQQDPEKITHKYLRDIILNFMVAGKDTTAVTLSWLFYMLCKHPSVEEKIVEELILATKEIGNDASIGEFAASLTEETIDKMQYLHATLSETLRLYPAVPLNPKICFADDTLPDGHDVKKGDMVVYMPYVMGRMKFIWGDDAEDFRPERWLNSDGVFSPESPFKFTAFQAGPRICLGKELAYRQMKIFAALLLSFFRFKLSNERQPVNYRTMLTLQIDKGLHLYAFHR from the exons ATGTTCTTTCTTTCAGACCCCCATCCCCTTGGTTTCGCAGCCATGGCAGCAGCTCTGATCCTGCTTGCTGTTGCCTTTGCCTTCGGAGTCCTGATTGTCTGGAGATCACTTGGAAAGGCcactaggaagaagaaaaggtatCCCCCAGTCGCTGGAACCATCTTCCATCACTTCCTTAACTTTGGTCGGCTCCATGACTACTCCACAAGCCTCGCTCGCAAGCACAAGACCTACAGGCTGCTCTCCCCTTTCTGTAGTGAGGTCTACACTGCTGATCCGGCTAATGTGGAGTTCATCCTCAAAACCAACTTCTCTAACTATGGGAAG GACCTATTCATGAAGTCAACAATGGATTCAATCTTCCAGGTGGCCTTTGGAGTGGAAATAGACAGCTTGTGTGGATCTAATGAAGAAGGGAGCAAATTTGCTGAGGCATTTGATGACTCAAGTGCCTTAACCACATGGCGTTATGTTGATATCTCTTGGAAAATTAAGAAGCTCTTAAACATTGGGTCTGAAGCAGTGCTAAACAAAAGAATTCAAGTGGTTGATGACTTTGTGTACAAAGTGATAGACAACAAGATAAAGCAACATGATTTG TCGAAGAAGGAAGACTTCCTCTCTAGATTTCTAGTTGAGAGTCAGCAGGATCCAGAAAAAATCACACACAAGTACTTGAGAGACATCATCCTGAACTTCATGGTTGCAGGAAAAGATACAACAGCAGTCACTCTTTCATGGCTCTTCTATATGCTCTGCAAGCATCCTTCTGTCGAAGAAAAGATagttgaagaattgatccttgcgACTAAAGAGATTGGAAATGATGCATCCATAGGAGAATTTGCAGCAAGTTTAACTGAAGAAACCATTGACAAGATGCAGTATCTCCATGCAACACTGTCAGAGACTTTAAGGCTGTATCCTGCAGTTCCCCTG AATCCCAAGATTTGTTTCGCGGATGATACTTTGCCAGATGGGCATGATGTGAAGAAGGGGGATATGGTGGTTTATATGCCTTATGTTATGGGCCGAATGAAATTCATATGGGGCGATGATGCAGAAGACTTTCGGCCAGAGAGGTGGCTTAACAGTGATGGAGTATTCTCTCCTGAAAGCCCATTTAAGTTTACCGCGTTCCAG GCTGGTCCACGTATATGCTTGGGAAAGGAATTAGCTTACCGGCAAATGAAGATCTTCGCCGCATTGCTTTTGAGTTTTTTCAGATTTAAGCTGAGTAATGAGAGACAACCTGTTAACTACAGGACCATGCTAACACTTCAAATTGACAAGGGTCTTCATCTCTATGCATTCCACAGATGA
- the LOC103721383 gene encoding pentatricopeptide repeat-containing protein At5g66520 → MRCATALARLIHRCQSLRELRQIHALITTSPYLDPRTAASLLSRLLFFCATSPAGSLPYASALFRRLPSPTLSAYNAMIRAHAMPTSSLSPLSFYVQMLAAGVRPDHLTFPFLFKHCSLRLDSAAGRRLHAHVSKLGFHLDIFVENAMVYMYSSCGLVDSARRVFDEMAHRDIVSWNSILIGYLRCGELDLALRLFLDMKERNTRTWNSIITGFAQGGRSREALALFHEMLFSANEYAKPDKVTVASVVSACASLGALDQGKWVHGYLKRHGLEFDVVIGTALIDMYGKCGCVERAVEVFQEIPKKDVLAWTAMISAFAIHGLGEEAFGLLEEMERHGTKPNYVTFGALLNACAHAGLVEKGRWCFNVMKQVYFIEPQLQHYACMVDLLGRAGLFEEADRLIRSMPMEPDSYVWGALLGACRMHGNVEVGERVAGYLIGLDPLNHVFYIILSDIYAKANRFEDVKKVRSVMKEHRIKKTAPGCSMTEVDGQVLEFSAKGTPDNLMMEMGWVLNGINDELKSTGYLPTNDEELLEIPWTC, encoded by the coding sequence ATGAGATGCGCGACCGCCCTCGCCCGCCTCATCCACCGATGCCAGAGCCTGCGCGAGCTTCGCCAAATCCACGCCCTCATCACCACCTCCCCCTACCTCGACCCCCGCACCGccgcctccctcctctcccgcctcctcttcttctgcGCCACCTCCCCCGCCGGCTCCCTCCCCTACGCCTCCGCCCTCTTCCGCCGCCTCCCCTCCCCGACCCTCTCCGCCTACAACGCCATGATCCGAGCGCACGCCATGCCCACCTCCTCTCTCAGCCCTCTCTCCTTTTACGTCCAAATGCTCGCCGCCGGCGTCCGTCCCGACCACCTCACCTTCCCCTTTCTGTTCAAGCACTGCTCCCTCCGCCTCGACTCTGCCGCCGGCCGGAGGCTCCACGCCCATGTCTCGAAGCTGGGCTTCCATTTGGACATCTTCGTCGAAAATGCCATGGTCTATATGTATTCGAGCTGTGGGCTCGTCGATTCCGCGCGGAGGGTGTTCGACGAAATGGCCCACAGAGATATAGTCTCTTGGAACTCGATCTTGATAGGGTATTTGAGGTGCGGGGAGCTCGACTTGGCTCTGCGTCTGTTTCTGGACATGAAGGAGAGGAATACAAGAACTTGGAACTCGATCATAACTGGCTTTGCACAGGGTGGCCGGTCAAGGGAGGCATTGGCTTTGTTCCATGAGATGCTTTTCTCGGCCAATGAATACGCTAAGCCTGACAAGGTGACGGTTGCCAGTGTAGTCTCAGCATGTGCTTCGCTGGGAGCTCTGGACCAAGGGAAATGGGTGCATGGTTACTTGAAGAGGCATGGGCTGGAGTTTGATGTCGTGATTGGAACCGCATTGATAGACATGTATGGAAAATGTGGGTGTGTGGAGAGAGCTGTGGAGGTCTTCCAGGAGATTCCCAAGAAAGATGTCTTGGCTTGGACAGCGATGATCTCAGCATTTGCCATCCATGGGCTTGGAGAAGAGGCTTTTGGTCTTCTGGAAGAGATGGAGAGGCATGGGACCAAGCCTAATTATGTGACTTTTGGTGCACTTCTAAATGCTTGCGCTCATGCGGGCCTGGTAGAAAAAGGCCGGTGGTGTTTCAATGTGATGAAACAAGTCTACTTCATTGAGCCTCAGTTGCAGCATTATGCCTGCATGGTTGATTTGCTTGGCCGAGCAGGGTTATTTGAAGAGGCTGACAGACTGATCAGAAGCATGCCTATGGAGCCGGACTCGTATGTTTGGGGGGCATTGCTTGGTGCATGTaggatgcatggaaatgtggAGGTCGGAGAAAGGGTGGCTGGTTATTTGATTGGCTTAGATCCTCTGAACCATGTATTCTATATAATTCTATCGGATATATATGCCAAGGCTAATAGGTTTGAGGATGTAAAGAAAGTTAGATCTGTCATGAAAGAGCACCGGATAAAGAAAACTGCACCTGGTTGCAGTATGACTGAAGTTGATGGCCAGGTGCTTGAGTTTTCAGCAAAAGGAACACCTGATAACTTGATGATGGAAATGGGGTGGGTGTTGAATGGGATCAATGATGAGTTGAAGTCCACAGGTTACTTACCCACTAACGATGAGGAATTGTTAGAAATCCCTTGGACTTGTTGA